From a region of the Arachis ipaensis cultivar K30076 chromosome B09, Araip1.1, whole genome shotgun sequence genome:
- the LOC107616361 gene encoding serine/arginine-rich splicing factor 11-like translates to MDFVLVQTGTSSEVAPPVLGGGAVATETRQQQRSPPRDATQTYERRPFGGTGDNHARIMQELRHRMQDLECRLAERERDQRSPERSPTRSRSRSRSRRTPSPQYESESTGGRVHPRRRSRDPIIYARHERRRASNRGDEEVRRENDESRRTVRGPIIIGATPFHRSDALEQAIRDGKLADFSHLIREPRRRNRDNDNEDRSRPTRRRQEPEGDDHGLTVVNVVTARNTAPRSKSAQKKDAKVLAVSTSSVRSLKGLPPISFGPEDQWFDEGRLGNGGRL, encoded by the exons ATGGATTTCGTGCTGGTCCAAACTGGGACAAGCTCCGAGGTAGCGCCTCCCGTGCTCGGGGGAGGCGCCGTTGCGACGGAAACCCGGCAACAACAGAGGTCGCCCCCAAGGGATGCGACGCAAACTTacgagagacgccccttcggggggaCAGGTGACAACcacgccaggataatgcaagaGCTACGCCACAGAATGCAGGACTTAGAGTGCAGGCTAGCAGAGAGAGAGCGCGACCAACGCTCCCCAGAGCGGAGCCCCACCCGTTCCCGTTCAAGGAGCCGCTCGAGGCGCACGCCCAGCCCCCAATACGAGTCGGAGAGCACTGGGGGACGGGTACACCCCAGAAGAAGAAGTCGAGACCCCATCATCTACGCCCGACACGAAAGGCGGCGTGCGTCGAACAGGGGCGACGAGGAGGTGCGCCGCGAGAACGACGAGTCGAGAAGAACTGTCCGAGGACCCATCATAATAGGAGCGACTCCTTTCCACCGTTCC GATGCCCTCGAGCAAGCTATCAGGGACGGCAAACTCgccgacttctcccaccttataAGGGAACCGAGGAGACGCAACCGGGACAACGACAACGAGGACAGATCCCGACCAACAAGACGGCGCCAGGAGCCAGAGGGTgacgaccacggtctcacggtggtAAACGTGGTGACGGCCAGGAATACCGCCCCGAGGTCAAAATCGGCGCAAAAAAAAGATGCCAAGGTCCTAGCGGTCTCCACCTCATCTGTTAGAAGTCTCAAGGGTCTCCCACCTATCTCTTTCGGCccggaggaccaatggtttgacgag GGGCGACTTGGAAACGGCGGTCGCTTGTGA
- the LOC107617071 gene encoding gibberellin-regulated protein 2-like — protein MASTRTTTLVLFIICLIFIQELEIHGLEIHGENQDMAAAHQHIDCGGKCGHRCSKAGRPKICMRACKTCCQRCNCVPPGTAGNQNACPCYASLTTHGGKLKCP, from the exons ATGGCATCCACCAGAACTACCACACTAGTGTTGTTCATTATCTGCTTGATCTTTATACAAGAG TTGGAGATCCATGGGTTGGAGATCCATGGTGAAAATCAGGACATGGCAGCAGCTCACCAACATATAG ATTGTGGTGGAAAGTGCGGGCACAGATGCAGTAAGGCAGGAAGGCCAAAAATATGCATGAGGGCATGCAAGACGTGCTGCCAGAGGTGTAATTGCGTGCCACCTGGCACCGCCGGCAACCAAAACGCCTGTCCTTGTTACGCCTCTCTCACCACCCATGGAGGAAAACTGAAGTGCCCTTAA